CCAGAGCGAGATTGTGCTCCATTGTGTCCACGTGTAGAAGTACCACCACGTCCAGAACCTTGTCCACGACCTACTCTTTTTCTAGACTTTACAGCCCCTTTTGCAGGTCTTAATTGGTGAAGTTTCATCAGTTAGATTAGTTTTTATTTACTCAAAACTCGCTGTTTCCTAATCTATTAATACCAAAACTTAAATAAGTTTTGTTTTGTATTTCTATAATTCTATAGGCTAAACGCTTTGAGCAAAGTATAATGAATTAAAAGACAAAATCCTTATAAAGGAACAAAACGTATGTCTGCCTATTCAATAAGGAATTTGCTAAGTGAGTTGCAAAGGTAGGAAAAAAAAACTTTTTCCAATCATTTTGTCTATAACTTTTAAAATTATAACAACAATGAATTTTGTCCTTATGCTTCCTCTACTTTTACTAAATGTGATACTGCCTTTACCATACCGACGATATTAGGAGTATTTTCCTGTTCTACGGTTTGGTGCATTTTGCGAAGCCCTAAAGCATGCAAAGTTAGGCGTTGTTTTTTTGGGCGTTTGATTGAGCTACGCACCTGAGTAATACGAATTTTCGCCATTTTACTAAATAGTTTTTGGTAATTAAATAAAACAGAATCTTCTAAAAATTGAATTGTCTGACACCTTTAAGGTGTCTTGACAATTACCATTTATCTTTTCTGCATATTCTACTTACCCATTAAAAACTTTGGTAAGATTAACACCACGCTGCTCAGCAACTGATTTTGCATCACGCATACGCAATAATGCATCAAAAGTAGCACGAACTACGTTTCCTGGGTTATTTGAGCCTTGAGATTTAGCAAGTACATTTTCGATACCGATTGCTTCCAATACGGCTCTCGCTCCACCACCAGCAATAACTCCTGTACCTGGTGTTGCAGGCTTAAGCATTACTTTAGCTGCACCAAATTTCCCAATAATTGGGTGAGGTATAGTTTGTCTGATGATAGGTACTTTTACTAAGTTTTTCTTAGCGTCTTCTATACCTTTTTGAATAGCATCTGTTACTTCATTAGCTTTGCCAAGTCCATAACCTGCTACACCGTTGCCATCGCCAACTACAACTAATGCTGCAAAGCTGAAACGACGACCACCTTTTACTACTTTCGCTACACGGTTGATAGTAACTACTTTTTCTTTTAGTTCTATTTCACTCGCTTTCACGGTATTTACGTTTGCTGCCATAATTTATTAGGTTGCAAAGGGTTTAGAATTGAAGTCCACCTTCTCGTGCGCCTTCTGCTACTGCTTTGATATTTCCATGATACAAGAAACCACCACGATCAAAAACTGCTTTATCGATGCCTTTTTCTTTAGCACGTTCAGCGAGTTTTGCGCCTACTTGTTTCGATAATTCTTGATTGATGTGTTTCTCAGCGTCAATATCTTTGAGAGAAGCACTCACAAGGGTATGCCCATTTACATCATCGATGAGCTGGGTATAAATATATTTATTACTGCGAAATACAGAAAGACGTGGTCTTTCGGCTGTTCCGACTAATTTTTTACGAATACTACGTCTAATACGTGTTCGACGCTGACTCTTACGTGCGGTAGTTGCCATGATACTAGTTTATTATAAAATTTCTCAAAATAAGGAACACGAAGTTATCGTATCAAAATTAAATTCTTAGTCAAGATAATTGTCTGCTCCATTTTAAAAGAGCCCGACAATTTATATAAATAAGTAAATAATTTGTCAATGATTATTTACCTGCGCTCTTACCAGCCTTACGACGAACCTGTTCGCCTACAAAGCGTACACCTTTACCTTTATACGGCTCTACTTTACGAAGAGAACGAATTTTGGCAGTAATGTGTCCGAGTAATTCTTTGTCGCTAGATTCTAAGGTAACTTTTGGGTTCTGACCTTTAAGCATTTCAGCACTTACAGCAATTTCTTTTGGCACTTGCAAAAAGATAGCGTGTGAGTAACCTAAATTAAGCTCAAGGATTTGACCTTTTGCTTCTGCTTTATATCCAACACCTACAAGCTCTAAATGAGTTTTGTAGCCATTAGAAACGCCTTCCACCATATTTTGTACCAATGAACGGTACAAGCCATGCATAGCACGAGTCTGTTTTTCTTCGTCTTTACGTTCGAAAACCAACTTATCATCTTCCACTTTAGCAGTGATTCTTGGGTCAATAGTGCGAGAAAGCTCGCCTCTTGTACCTTTGACTTTGATGGTGTTTTCCGAAACGTCTATAGTTACTCCACTAGGGATAGTAACTGGGTTTTTACCAATTCGTGACATTTTCTATCAGATTTATTAGATAATTTAATTACTGTTTTTAT
This is a stretch of genomic DNA from Bernardetia sp. MNP-M8. It encodes these proteins:
- the rpmD gene encoding 50S ribosomal protein L30, which translates into the protein MAKIRITQVRSSIKRPKKQRLTLHALGLRKMHQTVEQENTPNIVGMVKAVSHLVKVEEA
- the rpsE gene encoding 30S ribosomal protein S5; this translates as MAANVNTVKASEIELKEKVVTINRVAKVVKGGRRFSFAALVVVGDGNGVAGYGLGKANEVTDAIQKGIEDAKKNLVKVPIIRQTIPHPIIGKFGAAKVMLKPATPGTGVIAGGGARAVLEAIGIENVLAKSQGSNNPGNVVRATFDALLRMRDAKSVAEQRGVNLTKVFNG
- the rplR gene encoding 50S ribosomal protein L18, whose protein sequence is MATTARKSQRRTRIRRSIRKKLVGTAERPRLSVFRSNKYIYTQLIDDVNGHTLVSASLKDIDAEKHINQELSKQVGAKLAERAKEKGIDKAVFDRGGFLYHGNIKAVAEGAREGGLQF
- the rplF gene encoding 50S ribosomal protein L6, which encodes MSRIGKNPVTIPSGVTIDVSENTIKVKGTRGELSRTIDPRITAKVEDDKLVFERKDEEKQTRAMHGLYRSLVQNMVEGVSNGYKTHLELVGVGYKAEAKGQILELNLGYSHAIFLQVPKEIAVSAEMLKGQNPKVTLESSDKELLGHITAKIRSLRKVEPYKGKGVRFVGEQVRRKAGKSAGK